The following are encoded together in the Cicer arietinum cultivar CDC Frontier isolate Library 1 chromosome 2, Cicar.CDCFrontier_v2.0, whole genome shotgun sequence genome:
- the LOC101510207 gene encoding uncharacterized protein, giving the protein MTPILIQIWRWLMHPKVWRFGGFASAVVGLLCYALSSSFNYLFGEWNLLKIFLYTVFSFIICLVILFARIWRHSRSLRFKAHAAYLALTITSVYSFFFDKVMNGKPDAYSIISCAAFSIMSLSLSRQTQCGFEVDLLYFFLGVLIVQLMKIKLQLFIVGAGFSYSLIILRSSFSSLDAIARADNEDGNSVTINMNSLQLDSADIASNRIDSPQLVGSDFNSMMDQLETYVKALEQENSNLIEMLLESINHFSYIDTSVDDRVSLLNCVVELNVFATS; this is encoded by the coding sequence ATGACACCAATTCTCATCCAAATTTGGAGATGGCTGATGCATCCAAAGGTGTGGAGATTTGGGGGCTTTGCTTCAGCTGTAGTTGGATTGCTTTGTTATGCTCTCAGTTCTTCCTTCAACTATCTCTTTGGAGAATGGAAtcttttgaagatttttcttTACACCGTTTTCAGCTTCATAATCTGTCTGGTGATTCTATTTGCAAGGATATGGAGACACTCAAGAAGTCTTCGTTTCAAAGCTCACGCAGCATATTTGGCATTAACAATCACCTCTGTCTATTCATTTTTCTTTGATAAAGTTATGAATGGAAAACCAGATGCATATAGTATCATTTCATGTGCTGCCTTTTCTATTATGTCACTCAGTTTGTCGCGTCAAACTCAGTGCGGATTTGAAGTGGATCTTCTTTACTTTTTTCTAGGAGTTCTAATTGTACAACTCATGAAGATTAAATTGCAGTTATTCATTGTTGGAGCAGGTTTCAGCTATTCACTTATTATTCTtcgttcttcattttcttcattaGATGCCATTGCCAGAGCAGATAATGAAGATGGAAATTCAGTGACTATTAACATGAATTCCCTACAATTGGACAGTGCTGATATTGCTAGCAATCGCATCGATTCACCACAATTGGTCGGTAGTGATTTCAATAGTATGATGGATCAACTCGAGACTTATGTGAAGGCGCTTGAGCAGGAAAATTCAAATCTCATTGAAATGCTTTTGGAGTCAATTAATCACTTCTCATATATTGACACAAGTGTTGATGATAGAGTCTCACTACTAAATTGTGTGGTTGAGCTGAACGTGTTTGCAACAAGCTAG